Genomic DNA from Marnyiella aurantia:
TTTGTAGTAAAACGCTTTATAGTCGTTTGGTGATTTCGCAATTAGATTGTCAAGTCGGGTTAATTCGTTTTGGTATTCTTCAATTTCTTTCCTTTCTCGGTCGGCATAAGAATTAGAAAGAAAAACATGACCGTCCCATTTATTTTCAGAACCTCTGTCAACTGTTACAAGTCGTCCAAATATGTAAATTGTCAAAACAAGCCCGACAGAGATTAGTCCACCAAAGAGTTTCTTTTTATTAAAATCAAGTCGTTTTGTTGCAAAGTATGTTACTGTCACTATTAATAAAGCTACACCCGAAAACATTAAATAAAATAAGTCGCCAAGTCCGTAACCGAAAGTTAGTTCACCGAAAAATGTCAATGCTATAACTGCGATTAAAAAAATCGTTGTCAGCCCAAATAATATTTTAGTCAATATGTTCAATTGTCTGTCGTGTGGGTTGTCGTCATAGCATTGCGCATAACTTGTATATATGTATCACAAAATCATACATATA
This window encodes:
- a CDS encoding tetratricopeptide repeat protein, coding for MTKILFGLTTIFLIAVIALTFFGELTFGYGLGDLFYLMFSGVALLIVTVTYFATKRLDFNKKKLFGGLISVGLVLTIYIFGRLVTVDRGSENKWDGHVFLSNSYADRERKEIEEYQNELTRLDNLIAKSPNDYKAFYYKGIHLRKNGDWEKSIIEFENSIRIKPTFEAYYECAYSYSNIGKYKTSVDFYQKAADLDTTNTDVKRRIKNLKEYHKLD